A window of Glycine soja cultivar W05 chromosome 2, ASM419377v2, whole genome shotgun sequence genomic DNA:
CGCCACCATCGCCGCCTCCTTCTCCGTCACCGCCACCGCCGGAAAAATCTTCTCCTCCGCCAACAGAATCTCTGCCGGCGCCGGAGAATTCTCCGCCGCCAACTCCGTCACAATCTCCACCGCCAACTCCGTCTCAATCTCCACCACCTTCCCCTTCTCCGCCAACTCCACCATCTCCGCCGCCATCGTCAACTCCCCCGCCTTCAAAAGATTCAGCTCCTCCACCCTCTCCGTCAGAGCCACCACCGTCGCCGCCCCAGTCGTCTCCGCCACCTCCACAAAATTCTCCTCCAGCACCACAATCTCAAGCCCCTCCTCCACATTCTCTTTCGCCTCCAACTGCAATTCAAACTCCACTTTCACCTGGTTCCCATGTTACTCCGCCGCCGGCACCAACCGGTTCAGGGCCAAACCACCCTTCACCACCGCGATCTCCGCCGTCTACCCAACCGAAACCAAGCGGTGCTCTCCCGAAAAACGACCCTCCGTCCACATCACCTAGCTCCGGTAATAATACAGGAGAAACTGTTGGTCTTGCTCTCGCCGGGGTTGTCATGATTGCGTTTCTTGCTCtagttattttctttatattcagGAGGAAGCAAAAGCGTGCGGGTGTCTATGCCATGCCACCCCCTAGGAAATCTCATATGAAAGGAGGAggtatatagtatatatatatatattttgtatgatCATCTTCAATGTTACTGGTGTTATTAGCAATTCTCATAAGAACATTGTTTATGTTGGCATAACCAAAATTTAAAGGTCAAGATTGAGGCAAGGAGTTGGTATTAACCAATTCTTGGTTCAAgatcaaacaaataataaagtttgtattaaaaattgCACTAAAGTATTTTAATGAGTTCAATAGGCTTGTGAAATCAATGCAAAAAGTTTTTTAACTGTTAACCAATTAGGGGTCACCTTGGTATTAACAACCTAGTCATAGTTTATGTATTcataatgtaaaatataaaattataaattctcaTTATCAACTTTTACTATTcactttaaaagtcatatattttatattaaattataatttattatatatgacaaatatattgacttttataataattattattatgctGTTGTTAGAATTGTTGTGATGTTATCCTATTATCTCTTTATGTATCTTGCTTTCATGTTTAATTAATGATATGTTTGCCAACTTTCACAGTAACTACTctaaaagtaatatattttatactaacATTGAATCACAATTTGACatatatgacaaatatattgacttttatattaattattatgctTTTGTTAGAATTGTTGTGATGATGTTACCCTTTGTGCAtcttgttttcatgtttaattaatgatttttggtATTATGGCTTTTCATCAAGGTGCAGATGTGCATTACTTCGTAGAGGAGCCTGGTTTTGGGAGTGGTGCACAAGGTGCCATTAATCTAAGATGTCCTTCAGAACCGGCTCAGCACATGAACACTGGCCAGTTAGTTTTTACCTACGAAAAGATCGCGGAGATCACAAACGGTTTTGCTAGCGAAAACataataggggaggggggattTGGGTATGTTTACAAGGCTTCCATGCCTGATGGTAGAGTGGGGGCACTTAAGATGTTGAAGGCTGGTAGTGGCCAGGGAGAAAGGGAGTTTAGGGCTGAGGTGGACATCATCAGCCGAATCCATCATCGGCATTTGGTGTCATTGATTGGTTATTGCATATCTGAACAGCAAAGAGTGCTTATCTATGAGTTCGTTCCTAATGGGAATCTCAGTCAGCACTTGCATGGTAACGtgagtttcttttattttttaagatatgatATGAGTTTGTGTTTTCTAAATGTATGAAGTGATGATTCTCATGTGTTtattgtttgtgtgtgtgttctGCTCACAGGAAGTGAACGGCCAATTTTGGATTGGCCAAAGAGGATGAAGATAGCAATTGGCTCTGCAAGGGGCCTGGCATATCTCCATGATGGCTGTAAGTATATCTTGCATTTGTGCTATGACATATATTATCTATTCTTACATACGATACATTAAAGTAATTGATAGGTGCCATTTCACGAGAACAATTGATAGGGAAAATGGGATATGATTTTTGCACATGGTGTAAAGAAAAATGTGGCCTAGAACAGTTTTAAGTGGGTCCAATTTTCTTACAGCTCAAGAaactcctttcctttttttttttctctacagAACTCTCGGGTtgatagtttattaattttgattttgttaccCTCTCAGTGTGTATTATGTTTGACGaaatttactaaaagatatcaaaggaatggaaaaaaaaatttacagcaGAGAACTGGCCGGAAGCTTAGGGGatcttaaaatatgaatttcttttaaatctGTACACTATCTTATGAAGTTCAAATGACACTATGAATTCCGTGTTAATTTTGAGTCTCGTCTCTTCATGGGATGTTGACAGTGTTAGATTTTGTGAACATTTCTTCAAACACAAGTAACACTGATATGTCATAACTAATCTTGTGCAGTTTTTTTCCTATTCTATCTTTCAATTATTATCTcaatgataattttgaaaaactaattgctaaagtattttatttgtttctagGCAACCCAAAGATTATTCACAGAGATATTAAATCAGCAAACATA
This region includes:
- the LOC114369564 gene encoding probable glycosidase CRH1: MAVSEKCTIKVSATIAASFSVTATAGKIFSSANRISAGAGEFSAANSVTISTANSVSISTTFPFSANSTISAAIVNSPAFKRFSSSTLSVRATTVAAPVVSATSTKFSSSTTISSPSSTFSFASNCNSNSTFTWFPCYSAAGTNRFRAKPPFTTAISAVYPTETKRCSPEKRPSVHIT